The Funiculus sociatus GB2-C1 region TTCCTTATAGAACGCGCACCTTTGAGATTAGTTTCGATTTTCTCGAACACCACTTACAAATCTCGACGAGCGACGGCACTACCCAAAGAATCGCACTTGAATCCCGCTCGGTAGCTTCTTTTTATCAGGAGGTTATGAGTACATTGAGTGCGCTCGGCTTGGAAGTTCGGATTTGGACGATGCCGCAGGAAGTAGCGTCGCCTATTCCATTTGACGAAGATCACAAACATGCCGCTTACGATCCGGAATATGCACAGCGGTTTTGGCGTATTCTCATGCAAGCTGACCGAGTAATGACAGCGTTCCGCTCACGCTTTATCGGTAAATGCAGCCCTGTACACTTTTTTTGGGGCAGCTGTGACCTAGCTGTGACCCGCTTTTCTGGGCACCCAGCCCCACAGCATCCAGGGGGAATTCCTGGTATGGCGGATTGGGTGACGCGAGAGGCATATTCGCACCAAGTGAGCAGCTGTGGCTTCTGGCCCGGTGGTGGAGCGGTGGAGGAACCTGTTTTTTACGCCTATGCCTACCCAGCACCGGAGGGGTTTCGAGATTATCCTATCCAGCCTCATCAGGCATTTTATAGTGAACAGATGCAAGAGTTCCTTTTGCCCTATGAAGCTGTGCAGCAGGCTGACGAGGCAGATGCAGTACTCCTTACCTTCCTCCAAAGCACCTACGAGGCCGCTGCCAATTTAGGAAAGTGGGATCGAGCCGCTCTGGAATGGACTCCAGTTTCACAAGGTTAACAAGATGCTGCACCAAACGGCTGGCTCTATTCTTGTACTCCGTTGAAGGGTTATCTGTCGTCGATGAGCTAAGCCGTTAGTTCTATTCACTATATTCTCCGCATTGCTGAATCAGGAAGGCTACTAAACCCGTCGATCCAGTTTGAAAGCGAGTGGTCAACTAGCTCTTTTATACCTTCAATACCAGCCTTTTTCAGCACTCCGATAACCCACGCTTTTAAAGTTGGATTACTCTCAATGTACCTAATTGCTTCTGTTACTACCGCCTGTCTCGGCGTTACTGAATACGGGTATGATTTCCCAAAATTTAAAACGGGCCTTCGAGGTTCCAGTGATAGCTTCATACTTGCATTCAGCAACGCCGTAGCTAGTGCGTTGACCATTTGCGTTCAGCCCGCGTCGGACGGAATATGTCGGATGCAGGTTGCCAGAGCCGATGATGATGTAGAAAAGGCCCTATCCCCGTTCGCTGTCCAGCATCTTCATCTGCTGCTCGTCGTAACGGCTGCCTGCGACTGCTGAAGCGGGAATCGCTGCCTCAATCCGGGTCAAGTCTTCCAGGGATAATTGCACATGAACGGCTGCCAACGATTCAGCAAGTTGAGTTTGTTTGCGTGCGCCGATGACCGGAACAATGTTTTTACCTTTTGCAAGTACCCAGGCAATGGCAAGCTGCGAAGGACTAACTCCCTTCTCAGCAGCAATTTGCTGAAGCTCTTCAATCAAACGCTGGTTCTGAGCCAGGTTTTCCCTACTGAAGCGTGGGAGGTGGGCACGGAAATCATTCGGTGCCGTGGGGACAGAGCCGCTCAGCAGTCCTCGCGAAAGCACGCCATAAGCCGTCACGCCGATGCCAAGTTCTTCCAGCAAAGGGAAAATTTCGGTTTCTGGATTGCGGCTAATTAGGGAGTATTCGATTTGAAGGTCGCTGATGGGGTGGACGGCGTGGGCGCGGCGAATCGTCTCTGGCCCTACCTCCGATAGACCGATATGACGCACGTAGCCAGCCTGAACGAGTTCGGAAATGGCTCCGATGGTATCTTCGATAGGAACCTGCGGGTCTAGGCGAGCCAGACGGTAGATGTCGATATGGTCTACTCCCAGGCGAGTCAGACTGTAGGCTGCAAAGTTCTTCACCGATGAGGGACGCCCATCGATACCAATCCATCCGCCATCGGGAGAACGCAGAGCACCGAATTTTACCGAGAGCATGGCTTTGTCGCGGCGGTCTTTGAGTGCCCGACCAATCAGCATCTCATTGTGTCCGCATCCATAGAAATCGCCCGTATCCAGCAGCGTCACGCCTTGGTCGAGCGCCGCGTGGATGGTGGCAATGCTTTCGTTGTCGTCTGTCGTACCGTACATGCCCGACATCCCCATACATCCGAGAGCCAGGGGGAAAACGGTTAGACCTGTGGTGCCGAGTTGGCGAGGGGAAATTCTACTTTCTGCGGTCATGGTTTTGTTTTCGGTTGTTGTGTCTCTTATTTTTGAATAATAAATTTGGGCGGACAAATGGTAGAACCATTGCTCGAACAGCCATCCGGAATTTAGATGTGTTTGCTCTGAGTGCTGTGGTTTCCCTTACGGATAAAAAACATTGAAATGCCAGCCAAGGCGATACGAGCTGGCTGTAAATAGAGCAAAACCTAATGCACGAGATGCAAGAGATTCAAAACTTGTTAACCGCTGCTGTTGCCATTATTGTTACTCTATTATTCACCCTGATGGTACTCGACTTGATTGCAGATTTAGTAGCGCAACGCCGGGTGCAGACACGCTCTAGACGGACTACCCTTCACTGCGATAAATCATAGGCATTACTGGGGAATGCTGATGAAACGAGATCGACATGGCAGAGCGAAGACTCTCACACTTGATGAGATTGAGTTGTTATTTAGCCAAGGCTTCCAAACCGAGAGGGATCGGGCTGTGTTTGGATTTGCTCTTTATACAGCCTGCCGGATTAACGAAGCCTGCACCCAGTTAACCGTGGATGTCTACGATCAAAAAGGAAAAGTCCGTCCACAAATAGAACCAAGTAGCGCTGGTAAATTAGCGAAAAATGGTAATTAATTAATTAATTAATTAATTAATTAATTCTAATGGCTGTAAATTGCTGCCAGAGCGGGTTTGTAATTTTCCTCAATAAAGAGGGAAATTAAATAAATGAGGAAATTGGGAAAAAATAAATAAGAAAATAAATCAATAAAAATAAATCTTGAAATAGCTCACAAAAAAAAGGTGAGAAAAGAAAGACATTTTCTCCATCCACCCGCACCTAGAGCAATCCCAATGCACCGGGGGCGTTTCATATTTTGGGAATGGCATCAACGGGTAGATCCTGTTAATTAAGTTGACAGTAGCCTGTCAAGCTGGTAAGGTGTTGTCATATGAGTGAGCCGAGTGCTAATGGCAGTGCCTTTACCGAAGTCATCCTTGAGGTTTTTCGGTTGAATGGGCTTTTGTTGGAAGCAGGCGATCACTTGACCCATCCGGTTGGTTTAAGCAGTGCCCGCTGGCAGGTACTCGGCGTTGTGGACCATCAACCTACACCCGTTGCCCACGTCGCTCGGATCATGGGGCTAACTCGACAAAGTGTTCAGCAAACTGCTGATGCCCTGGCAAACGATGGATTTATCACCTATACCGACAATCCACACCATCGTCGTGCCAAATTAATGACCATTACACCCAAGGGGCGTAAGGCATTGGATTATGTACAACAGTGTCAGGCAGATTGGGCAAATCAAGTCAGTGACACGCTTTCATTAGAAGCGTTAAAGACTGCCGTTACGGTATTACGACAACTTAAAGAACGTCTGGAAACTCACAAAACTGATGGTCTGGATGAGTAATTGCGCTCACCGTCCATCATTCCACTGGGGGGAAAACAATGAAAATAACAGCTTCAGCGATTTCACTTAACGTTGATGATGTCACGGCATCCGCTACATTTGTTAAACAACACTTTGGCTTTAGCGAAGAGATGTCAGCCGATGGCTTCGTATCCCTAAAGAGAGACGATGCTGGCTTCAATCTTATCTTTCTGCAAACTGGATTGGAAAGCTTCAAACCCATCCACATGCGTGAACATCGGGCAGATGGTTTGCTAATCGCGTTTGTCGTGGATGATATTGACACCCAATATGTGCGATTGCAAGCTGAAGGTGTACGGATCACAACTCCGATTGAGACTGAACCTTGGGGCGAACGATTCTTTCAAGTGACAGACCCTAACGGGGTAGTGATTCAATTGGTTCAGTGGATAACTCAACCCGATAGCGAGAAGGCTGCGTAAACTCATCCATAAAACTTGATAGGAAGAATGCTGTGTAGTGCTTTTGACAGACGACACAGTATTTTAGTTTTCACCAGCAGCAGGCGATCGCTCCTCACTGCTTTTCGCATCCAACCCTTATCGCTCTCACGGTCGAAGCCGTGCGGATCGGGAGGCAGAACTTTGAAATTCCGGTAGGAGATGTCCGGGCAATTCAGATCCGGTGGGCCTGGGGGAATACATACGCCTGGATAAGCTGGGCTACAGTTTTGACGGGGAGCTGAAGCTGGCTTGGGCAAGGCGTTAGAGGACGGTTGATTACTTGCGGATTGCCCCTTCCTAAAATCCCACGGCATGACTGGCTTGGACTGATTCCAGAATCCCAACTTCTTCTGCTTGGCTTGGGCTTCAGCCTGGAGGTACTGATTCAAGGTGGACGTACAGCCGCTCAGGTACTGGCGATACACGACAGCCTGCCCTTGCTTCACCATTTGCAGGTTTACTGACTGATTCGCCAGGTACAACTCAGCAACAGTGCGCCCGTAGGGAACTGACAAGTCAGCGCAACACTATCGCGTTCAATCTCTCGGAGCTGCACGGTTTTACCAGGGGGAGAAATTGCTTGAGTTTTGCCGCCGATATTGTAGCCAGACAGTCAAGTTTTGCACTTAAAAGATGACTGACAAATACTACAATGAGCCAAAATATTTTTGTAGATAGGAAGACGAAGTTTTTGGCTGCATACTGGACACTCAAACACAACTCTTATATCATTTGAGACATCGAATTGGTACCCCTCAAATGGACGCGAGAGACTTTTAAAATTTCCAGAGCGGCTTGCACTAACAATACGTCTTTGGTTCCATCGATAAAGCATACGCTTTATCAATCCACAATTTTTCATTGGTGGCTGTTGATACTCCATCCTTGCTCTTTTAAAACCCCTCTGGAAAGCTTCTTTAGCAGCAGAGCTTGTAAGAAAGCGATTTACTTGTTCCTTAAAATTAATCGTTCGTTTGCCAAGTACATATCCGAATTCTTCTGGTGTGAGATATCCTAACCGTTCTTCTTGATACCGAATATATGATTGCCCAAAACTATTGCTTTCTTGGGTTTCTTTAAGTCGGTAAGCATCCAAAATGAGCCACCCAATACCTAGATAAACAGAAGCTGTATCTGTCAATATTTCATTGTCATAGTTATTTGGGAAGAGCAATCCAGCACGATATAAGAAAACATGGGTAATTTCGTGTGACAGAATTGCTGCGATATCTTGTTGGTTTTCCTTATATCGCGCATTTAGCTCTACTAAGTATTCATTTTCTGGTGTCAGTTCCACTTGTCCGGCGTGTTTCAAGCTTTTTCTATAACTAACTAGAATAGACCCTTCTGGAAGCTTTAGGCGGCGTACAATTACGCCTGCTAAACGATGAGCAGTAATAACGGGATCTTCTCTAGAAGTCATCGATATTTCCTCAGGAGGAATACTGCTTGAGAACGAGTAGATATCCTGAAGAGAGAAATGTTTGTATAAGGCTTTTATTGATGCTTTTACACGCTCAAGATTAGGATAAATATCCGAGATATCTTTACCTGGTTTTGCTTTATGTACGGAGTTTTTTGACTCAATAATAGTTTCTCCACCACCAAGATTAATAATAAGAGCTTGTATTGTCCGAATAGGCCCCCAGGGAATAGCCCACCAACCTAGCAGAAGCGATAACAATGAATACGGTATACTTCTTAATATTGCTTCACTTCTGCTAGAAACTCGATACGCACGAGAAGCACGATAAAAAGTTACAACGCTCAGTGAAATAACGTAGCGGTAAATCACATATTTCATGTTTTTCCAAGGTTCATTCCACTTAATTTATAGTATCTTCGTAAAACTGATTACAATGAGTTTAGAGACGCTCCCCGCGGACTTCAGATTTACTTAGAAAATGCCCTACATCAAGAACTTCTAAACTAGATTATCACGATTGTCACGAAAAATTTAGGCATTTCAACTGTACAATTAAGCGATAGCAAATAACCTTCGGATCAAGCGGACATCGCAGCCTACTACCTTCACTAACCAATCATCCATACCGCCTTACGCTTCTGCTCTGGCGATACTTCTAGATACCGCTGCAACGTACCTAGCTCGTGGTGTCCCGATATTTTTTGAATGTGCCTAAGCAGTATCCCGGCATTGTGCATCTGAGTCAAAGCAGTTCGCCGGAAAATGATGACAAATAATTTATTTATTCAATACCTGATTGATAATGTTGGCATTCTTGAAATTATTTGACAGTCGTATTGGTGCAACCTGGTACTTTGTTAACGCCTACAGTTCATCATTACCTTTTTAGGATTTTCCTAGAACTACCGAGATTCGTATTCATGCAGCATCTCCTCAAAATATTGCACATGTCGATCGATCCCCCGCTCGATTGCCTTCATCAGATCGGCAATCTTCGCTAAATTCCCTGTGTAGCGTGTCAGTGCCGGACGAATCGCATCATGAAAATGCTCAACTTCTAATTCCGCGTGCAATGCTAGCCAGGTTGGATGCTTCATGCTGCGGGCATCGAAATAATACTGGAGAATTCTTTCATTACGTACTGCCACGCATAGCTCTCGTCCGCTCAGAGTCGCAAGGGCTTCGTAAAAGTTATTTGTTCCATAACCGAAGTCGTCAAAGAATGAGCGCTCATACGATACGGTAGCCGCGCTCCGACGAGATGCCTTGATTTCAGGATCGCCAAGTTCTAGATCGTGGAGAAATCCTAAATACATCTCACTATGACCATCCTGCAAGTCTGTGAATGTGTGATCTGCTAGGGACATGATTGCTGCTTTCTGATCCGGGTCAGTGCAACTTCCGGCTTTGACGATGCATAATCCAAACCACTGATGCAGACGATCCCGCCACAGTTGGTACTGTAGGAAAGCATATTGCATGACGGACGGGGTGATTTCTCCGTCTTTAAGAAGGGTGAAAAAGCGGCTGCAATCGAGCGATTCGTTACAATAGGCGACCGTTCTTTCAGTGATTACCTGCTTTTGCGCTTCGACTTCAGGAGGTAATTTTTCCCGATTTAGACGACTGGATGTAGTAGCGAGCGTTGAATTTACCTTCATAAAATTCTCCTTCAGCGTCGGCGTTGTCTTGCTACAGAGGTCAAAGTTACAGGATTTGAACTGGATGCGTATATGCACCTGATCAGCCAGTCTTTATATGCTATGAGCATGTAAGTGCATACCAAAATATGCTTGAGAATATAGTAAGGATGGATATGGAGTTCCAGCATCTTAGCCAGTTTGAGCTTCGACAGATTTGCTACTTCATTGCAGTGGTGCAGGCTGACAACAATTTCAGCGCGGCAGCAAAGCGTTTAGGAATTAAGCAACCTCCCCTCAGCCAGAGGATTCAGGCGCTTGAAGAATTGCTGAGTATCGATCAAAAAACATTGCCAGTAAAGCTTTTCGATCGCAGTAAACGTCCGCTTGAGCTAACTGAAGCGGGTCAAGCTTTTCTAATAGAAGCGCAGCAAGCATTAATTCATTTCGAGCGAGCGGTTTCTCGTGCACGACAAGCCAGTCGGGGTGAAATAGGGCGTTTGATCGTCGGCATGAACAATTCGATTGCAAACACGATCCTGCCGGAGATCGTGCAAGAGTTTCGGCAACGATTTCCAATGGTGGAACTAGAATTGCATGAATGCACAATCGTGCAGGATATTCAAGTACAGATGCTCAAGAACCATCAATTAGATGTAATATTTTCTCGTTCTCCCAGCTTTGAGCAGAATGATCCCGCTTTGAGCTTTCAACCCATTCTTGAAGAATATTTCATTGTCGCGCTACCAAGCACCCATGCTCTTGCTAACCAAATGACAATTTCTCTAAAAGCACTGGCAGAGGATGCGATTATCTTACCTCCCTTTGATGTATTGCCTTTCTATGAAAAAGTTGTCACTCTTTGTCGGGAGGCGGGTTTTGAACCGAAAATCAATCAAACTGTCACAGCAACTGGAGTTGTCGCACTGCTCAGCTTAGTTGCCGCAGGGGTTGGCATATCGATCTTACCTAACCATATTCAAACGCTACACCGTGAGGGAGTCGTTTATCGAGCGCTCCAAAATGCAGCCCTAAATCGGCAGATTGCTGTTGTTTGGCGACAGGAGGATTCGTCTATTGTTTTACGTCAATTTCTCAAGGTCATTTGGGAGGTAACGAACCTGTCCCGGCTAGACTCTTGGTAAACCAGTTACCAATCCTGCAAGCTTGAAGTAATCGAGATCGTTGCTTGTTTGCCGTCGCCCTGTTTAGTGCTTACAGAATCAATGAAGCTTGCACCCTTTTAACCCAAGACGTTTACGACACCAAGCGTCGGGTGCGTCCTAATTTGTTAATTAGAAAAGGCAACACCAAAGGGCAATTGGACACTCGTACCATTCCCATCATTGAAGACCTGCGCTCCATCCTCGTAATCTATCAACCAGAAGCCGGGGACGTGTATTTATTTCCCGGTCGCTTCAATGTTGGACACATCAATCTAGACTCCGCCGCCAGGATATTGAGAAAAGCAAGTCGGCGGGTTGGTATTAAAGGAGCCTCAACGCAGTACCGCACCTTTGAGGAAGCGACGGAAACATTGTAGCCCGACCTAAAATAAGCTTCCCAGACCAAAATAAAACAGTAAGAATGAGCAGAATGTAGAGGCGATCAAATAAAAGCTGTCTTTAGTCTTAAGATAATTACTACTCATAGCCCTTGCTGGTGTTCAAGAATTTTTTTACCCCTTGACATCACCGATTCAATCTGTCTAGGCAAATAGATAGTTTGTCAAAAAGGCTTTATCTCAAGTTCGTAGTTATCTCGACAATTCAGCAAGTGCTTTGATGGCATCGTTTGCCTTTTCTGTAGGTACAAACAAGTGATCGTGGTAATAGGCTGCAACTGGGTTGACGCTGATACCATACTCAGTGAGTTTTGCCGTTATTGCGGCTAGAAAACCTACTGCGTTCAGATTGGAATGTACAGATAAAGTAATCATCCGAGAAATGTATTCGTACTGCAACCCCAGATTATCTGCTTGTTCTCGTTTCAGAATTAAAGTCAGCCCTTCATCTTCCTGAAACTGACCAATAGGCTGAAAATCCAATTCATTGAAGCATTGAGGAGATAGGATACAAAACACAAACTCTCCGTCTCGCAACACAGGCTTCATAGATTTAAGGAGAACATCAAGATCAGTTTCACCCAGCATGGAATTTACAATCTCTTCAATTGGAATAAAATCAAGTTCCTAATTATACTTGGTTGCAGAATGCGTTGGTACAGGTAGCTAACGCGGCATTCATACCGAGTTGCATTCTTGTAGCGAGGTGACGTTGAAATGTTTCCGGCGAGGTTTTTGAGGTTTCAGGAATGGCAGCGTCAGGTAACATATCGCTTGGATATAACCAAAATCTCTTCTCTTTGTTTTTTTTATTTGGGCTAGTAGATTATGGACTGCGATTGCATCGCATCCTACCAACCAATTATCGATACCGCCTTACGCTTCTGTTCTGGCGATACTTCTAAATAGCGCTGCAAAGTACCCAGGTCATTGTGTCCGGATATCTCCTGAATGTGTCGTAGCGGTATCCCAGCATTGTGCATTTGAGTCAGAGCAGTTCGCCTAAAGCTGTGGGTACTAACTCCCTCTACTCCAATCCGGCGACAAGCATCCTTCAAAATCTTATCAGCCATAAACCGAGTCAAGTGTTCCTTTCCCCTGACTCCAGATGGAAACAACGCCCCTGGCTTGAGCGAGCTGGTACTCTGCCAGTATTGCCGCTAGTGCAGGTTGAATGTCCACAACGCGGGTTTTTAGTTTTCCCTTCGTGGTAGACTTCCTGAAAGTCAACGTTCCACTTTTAATGTCCGTAGTTTGCAGTGCCAGTGCTTCCGATACACGACATCCAGTAAAAAGGCAGATGGCAAACAGAGCGCGATCGCGTGGCGAATTTAACCCATCGGTGAACAACCGCCTCAATTCATCTGCGGTGAGAACTTTCCCTTGCCCGTTGCCCCTAACCTTCATGCTGCTATTTACTACTTCATAGCTAGATTACACGAAAGATGGATTTCGTGGAATACACGGCTACAAGTATTGCCCTAGCGTTGGTTTAAATATCTCGGATTACCGGAGTCAACTGAGCTTATCAATCCCGCTCCATCCGCCTCACGAGAGAATCAGGGTTTCGGGCGCAATCGATGATTTTTGCTTATGCCTGCGCTGTTATCACCGTCATCAAGTAAGATCCGTTACGCTGAATTTGTAACTGATAGCAAGGTCGGCACAGATGGCAGAATCACCCATGTTTTGCGCGAGGGTTCCCGGTGGAGTGGCAGGAGAAAATTAGGGGCATTGCCGAAGCGGATGGCACAAAGGAAGCGGAAGTTGTGCGCGAGTGCGATCGCGACTTATCTGTTCAAGACTAACCGCCGCCGCGGTCAAGGGTGCGATCTCTTCGCTTCAAGAGCAATGCGGCAAGGTAGAAGCGAAGCTTGCAGGGTGCGATCTGCGGGGTGACTTATGTCTTTGAAACAATAGACCTCATGGAAAAGTCGCAGGTGGGATGGCAAAAGTAGGTTAGAGTCGGGGAAACCATGTATTCTGACTTGAAGGAAAATCCTCTCTTTACTCCAATCGAGGGTTCTGGTTTTATGGGTAAGAATTCCTGAACCGCGGCCAAAAATGCGATCACCAGTTGGGAAAGTTAAGTATTCTGGAATGGAAGAAAATACTCTATCAACTCCAATCGAAAGCTCTGGTTTGATCGAGCAGGACTCCTGAACCGTTGCCAAAAATGCGATCGTCATTCAGAAATACAGGAATTTCTTCTCTATAGACCCAAATATAGAGAAGCAGCAACGAGGGGCAATATATAGATATACTCTCTCCAAAAGCCCCGACTCCTCTAGCCTCGGTACTTTACAAGCTGATTACACTATATCTGAGTCTTAGAAGCACTCTAGAAGCTAGGATTGAGCGGGATACGCGGATTGACTTGGGGATAGAACTGACTGGTCAATAGGTGATTTTAGTCGTCGCCTTTACTCCAGAAAATGATAAAGAAATGAACATGTTGGTGGAGGTGCGTCCCACAAGCGGTCAAATCTATTTACCGCCAAATCTCCAACTGATGGCACTGGATGAGGAGGGTGCTGTGCTAATGG contains the following coding sequences:
- a CDS encoding VOC family protein — translated: MKITASAISLNVDDVTASATFVKQHFGFSEEMSADGFVSLKRDDAGFNLIFLQTGLESFKPIHMREHRADGLLIAFVVDDIDTQYVRLQAEGVRITTPIETEPWGERFFQVTDPNGVVIQLVQWITQPDSEKAA
- a CDS encoding site-specific integrase; translation: MKRDRHGRAKTLTLDEIELLFSQGFQTERDRAVFGFALYTACRINEACTQLTVDVYDQKGKVRPQIEPSSAGKLAKNGN
- a CDS encoding thermonuclease family protein; the protein is MSVPYGRTVAELYLANQSVNLQMVKQGQAVVYRQYLSGCTSTLNQYLQAEAQAKQKKLGFWNQSKPVMPWDFRKGQSASNQPSSNALPKPASAPRQNCSPAYPGVCIPPGPPDLNCPDISYRNFKVLPPDPHGFDRESDKGWMRKAVRSDRLLLVKTKILCRLSKALHSILPIKFYG
- a CDS encoding DUF1822 family protein, which translates into the protein MILVVAFTPENDKEMNMLVEVRPTSGQIYLPPNLQLMALDEEGAVLMEAQTRSSNNFIQLQFSGFPGECFTVKVALGNISVSENFVI
- a CDS encoding DUF5996 family protein, whose translation is MAAPIQGTPTDIIWPSLPVAEWQDTYETLHMWTQIVGKIRLALAPQLNHWWHSTLYVTPRGLTTSSIPYRTRTFEISFDFLEHHLQISTSDGTTQRIALESRSVASFYQEVMSTLSALGLEVRIWTMPQEVASPIPFDEDHKHAAYDPEYAQRFWRILMQADRVMTAFRSRFIGKCSPVHFFWGSCDLAVTRFSGHPAPQHPGGIPGMADWVTREAYSHQVSSCGFWPGGGAVEEPVFYAYAYPAPEGFRDYPIQPHQAFYSEQMQEFLLPYEAVQQADEADAVLLTFLQSTYEAAANLGKWDRAALEWTPVSQG
- a CDS encoding LysR family transcriptional regulator gives rise to the protein MLENIVRMDMEFQHLSQFELRQICYFIAVVQADNNFSAAAKRLGIKQPPLSQRIQALEELLSIDQKTLPVKLFDRSKRPLELTEAGQAFLIEAQQALIHFERAVSRARQASRGEIGRLIVGMNNSIANTILPEIVQEFRQRFPMVELELHECTIVQDIQVQMLKNHQLDVIFSRSPSFEQNDPALSFQPILEEYFIVALPSTHALANQMTISLKALAEDAIILPPFDVLPFYEKVVTLCREAGFEPKINQTVTATGVVALLSLVAAGVGISILPNHIQTLHREGVVYRALQNAALNRQIAVVWRQEDSSIVLRQFLKVIWEVTNLSRLDSW
- a CDS encoding ACT domain-containing protein, which produces MLGETDLDVLLKSMKPVLRDGEFVFCILSPQCFNELDFQPIGQFQEDEGLTLILKREQADNLGLQYEYISRMITLSVHSNLNAVGFLAAITAKLTEYGISVNPVAAYYHDHLFVPTEKANDAIKALAELSR
- a CDS encoding site-specific integrase; its protein translation is MFAVALFSAYRINEACTLLTQDVYDTKRRVRPNLLIRKGNTKGQLDTRTIPIIEDLRSILVIYQPEAGDVYLFPGRFNVGHINLDSAARILRKASRRVGIKGASTQYRTFEEATETL
- a CDS encoding MarR family winged helix-turn-helix transcriptional regulator, which produces MSEPSANGSAFTEVILEVFRLNGLLLEAGDHLTHPVGLSSARWQVLGVVDHQPTPVAHVARIMGLTRQSVQQTADALANDGFITYTDNPHHRRAKLMTITPKGRKALDYVQQCQADWANQVSDTLSLEALKTAVTVLRQLKERLETHKTDGLDE
- a CDS encoding aldo/keto reductase, whose product is MTAESRISPRQLGTTGLTVFPLALGCMGMSGMYGTTDDNESIATIHAALDQGVTLLDTGDFYGCGHNEMLIGRALKDRRDKAMLSVKFGALRSPDGGWIGIDGRPSSVKNFAAYSLTRLGVDHIDIYRLARLDPQVPIEDTIGAISELVQAGYVRHIGLSEVGPETIRRAHAVHPISDLQIEYSLISRNPETEIFPLLEELGIGVTAYGVLSRGLLSGSVPTAPNDFRAHLPRFSRENLAQNQRLIEELQQIAAEKGVSPSQLAIAWVLAKGKNIVPVIGARKQTQLAESLAAVHVQLSLEDLTRIEAAIPASAVAGSRYDEQQMKMLDSERG